A region of Sulfurimonas sp. DNA encodes the following proteins:
- a CDS encoding KAP family P-loop NTPase fold protein has protein sequence MQHRDIPENDIKNDKLNFAPFASRVSKGILNYSQDETFILSLEGEWGSGKTTLINFIKSDIKNDVEIVHFNPWLITDIRQVIKLFFDELMKVILSITTDAKKDEFTKDVRKLISFILPDDVTVGVGDVAKVKYNIAKRLEDKNRDNLEKVKEKINTYLKKLDKKIVIIIDDIDRLTDKETEFIFRLVKGIADFDNLIYILLYDKNVVSNSLLKFKAEKGQKYLEKIVQYPLSVPKPHKITIRNLLFKELDEILTKLECKKVKYIFNKETWSEVHSIVGNYIKTIRDINQIVNIISFEYPIIAEEVNFTDFFIISLIKLKKHTLYELIQNKPSDFFINTNTGYSKEEETKRIQENFSNNLKEFHDFEDLLKISFSIFKEYDYRTLGGHKNKGISNFYYFENYFSFSTSDDKISMKEYYEIKNSFINNDFEVLKKVVLKADEQQKSSYFLDMFYEFNESIEKNEIENMFFNTLKISKDLVSKDKSTFSLFNVSISYEQLGYDVLIKHPKVDDFILNFYKTDSEIEFKVKVNLLRSINEEIAKTYSDKKLKVSDATLAKLNSIVKSELESITYENMSNYSGILNLVHSFNLFNASIDVLSKDIENNIFKSPNDFFKILDIFQSYRIVNGSYKEYYISKESLEKLIKLEVVEEYINELDKSKLLEGQGTLLEYWRNNDKF, from the coding sequence GTGCAACATCGTGATATCCCAGAGAATGACATAAAAAATGACAAGTTAAACTTTGCTCCATTTGCGTCTAGGGTTTCAAAAGGTATTCTGAATTATTCTCAAGATGAAACTTTTATACTTTCTCTAGAAGGAGAATGGGGTAGTGGAAAAACTACTTTAATAAATTTTATTAAATCTGATATAAAGAATGATGTTGAAATAGTACATTTTAATCCATGGCTTATTACTGATATTAGGCAAGTGATAAAACTATTTTTTGATGAATTAATGAAAGTAATTCTTTCAATAACCACAGATGCAAAAAAAGATGAGTTTACCAAAGATGTTAGAAAATTAATATCTTTTATTTTACCTGACGATGTAACCGTGGGGGTAGGAGATGTTGCAAAAGTTAAATATAACATAGCAAAACGATTAGAGGATAAGAACAGAGACAATTTAGAAAAAGTTAAAGAAAAAATAAATACTTATTTAAAAAAATTAGATAAAAAAATCGTTATTATAATTGATGATATAGACAGACTTACTGATAAAGAAACGGAGTTTATATTTAGACTTGTAAAAGGCATTGCAGACTTTGATAATCTTATTTATATACTTCTTTATGATAAAAATGTAGTTTCAAATTCACTTCTAAAATTTAAAGCCGAAAAAGGACAAAAATATCTTGAAAAGATAGTTCAATATCCACTTTCAGTTCCAAAACCTCATAAAATTACTATTAGAAATTTATTATTTAAAGAGCTTGACGAAATTCTTACTAAGTTAGAATGTAAAAAAGTAAAATACATTTTTAATAAGGAAACATGGAGCGAAGTTCATTCGATAGTAGGTAATTATATAAAAACAATAAGAGATATCAATCAAATAGTAAATATAATTTCTTTTGAATATCCAATTATTGCAGAAGAAGTAAACTTTACAGATTTTTTTATAATTTCACTCATCAAATTAAAAAAACATACTCTTTATGAATTAATTCAAAATAAGCCTAGTGATTTTTTTATCAATACAAATACAGGTTATAGTAAAGAAGAAGAAACAAAAAGAATTCAAGAAAACTTCAGTAATAATTTAAAAGAGTTTCATGATTTTGAAGATTTATTAAAAATAAGTTTTTCAATATTTAAAGAGTATGATTACAGAACTTTAGGTGGACATAAAAATAAAGGTATTAGTAATTTTTACTATTTTGAAAACTACTTTTCTTTTTCAACTTCAGATGATAAAATCTCTATGAAAGAGTATTATGAGATAAAAAATTCATTCATTAATAATGACTTTGAAGTATTAAAAAAAGTTGTCTTAAAAGCTGATGAACAGCAAAAGAGTTCATATTTTTTAGATATGTTTTATGAGTTTAATGAATCAATAGAGAAAAATGAAATAGAAAACATGTTTTTTAATACACTAAAAATATCAAAAGACCTAGTTAGTAAAGATAAAAGCACATTTTCATTATTTAATGTATCAATTTCTTATGAGCAGTTAGGATATGATGTTTTAATTAAACATCCAAAAGTAGATGATTTTATATTGAATTTTTATAAAACAGATAGCGAAATAGAATTTAAAGTAAAAGTCAACTTACTACGAAGTATTAATGAAGAGATAGCTAAAACATATAGTGATAAAAAGCTAAAAGTTTCAGATGCAACACTTGCTAAACTTAACAGTATAGTTAAATCAGAGTTAGAATCAATTACATATGAAAATATGTCTAACTACAGTGGAATCTTAAACTTGGTACACAGTTTTAATTTATTTAATGCTTCAATAGATGTATTGTCAAAAGATATAGAAAATAATATATTTAAATCACCTAATGATTTTTTTAAAATATTAGATATATTTCAAAGCTATAGGATAGTCAATGGAAGCTATAAGGAATATTATATATCAAAAGAATCTCTTGAAAAATTGATAAAGTTAGAAGTAGTTGAAGAATATATAAATGAATTAGATAAGTCAAAACTATTAGAAGGTCAAGGTACTTTACTTGAGTATTGGAGAAATAATGATAAATTTTAA
- the hypB gene encoding hydrogenase nickel incorporation protein HypB: MCKDCGCSITDSVGHSHSHGNSSEHQGAHQHLHDNPQLNDPKTISIITKILDKNDHEAGHNRQHFDSKGVLCINLMSSPGSGKTTLLEHLNDVCDFKFGVVEGDLETSRDADRLKAKGIQAHQIQTGSACHLDAFMVHKALHHMDLDAMDVCFVENVGNLVCPASYDVGSHLNIILVSIPEGEDKIIKYPVMFRQADLVLFTKVDLLPHFDYDMEKEKADARKLKPNVDILEVSTKDEESLKKVAQWIKFKMEMR; encoded by the coding sequence ATGTGTAAAGATTGCGGTTGTAGTATAACAGATAGCGTGGGACATTCTCACTCTCATGGAAATTCGTCAGAACATCAAGGTGCTCACCAGCATCTACATGATAACCCTCAGTTAAATGATCCAAAAACAATATCTATAATTACAAAAATTTTAGATAAAAATGACCATGAAGCAGGGCATAATCGACAGCATTTTGATTCAAAAGGTGTTCTTTGTATAAACCTAATGAGTTCTCCCGGAAGTGGTAAAACTACTTTGTTGGAACATCTTAATGATGTTTGTGACTTTAAGTTTGGTGTTGTAGAAGGTGATTTAGAAACAAGTAGAGATGCTGATAGATTAAAAGCTAAAGGTATCCAAGCTCATCAGATTCAAACAGGTTCAGCTTGTCATTTAGATGCATTTATGGTTCATAAAGCTTTGCATCATATGGACTTAGATGCTATGGATGTTTGTTTTGTTGAAAATGTTGGAAACTTAGTTTGTCCTGCATCTTATGATGTTGGGAGTCACTTAAATATTATTTTAGTAAGTATTCCTGAGGGTGAAGACAAGATTATAAAATATCCTGTAATGTTTCGCCAAGCTGATTTAGTTTTATTTACAAAGGTTGATTTACTTCCACATTTTGATTATGACATGGAAAAAGAAAAAGCAGATGCTAGAAAACTAAAACCAAATGTTGACATACTTGAAGTTAGTACAAAAGATGAAGAGAGTCTAAAAAAAGTTGCACAGTGGATAAAATTTAAGATGGAGATGAGATAA
- a CDS encoding Fic family protein — translation MSYQPLFTITSKMLNLVSEITEALTKIESTQNSSITPYLRRTNRIKILAGTLEIEGNFLGEEKITAILDGKRVLGSVRELAEVDGAIKAYEKFEEYCYDSLDDLLQAHKILMNGILTTAGAFRRVNVGVGSENGVSHVAPPHERVPELMSDLFEWLKNSDDHPLIKSSVFHYEFEFIHPFSDGNGRIGRLWQSVILYNYKSIFSSVATESIVRDYQDRYYKALEDSGELGQSTPFIEFMLEVIFEAIKNVPNDVSKNVPKGREVSILNLIAENSKVTVKELALKFEVNEKTIKRDLEKLKEENKIKRIGSARSGYWEVIK, via the coding sequence ATGAGTTATCAACCACTTTTTACAATCACATCAAAGATGCTAAATCTTGTGAGTGAGATAACTGAAGCTTTAACTAAAATAGAGAGTACTCAAAACAGTTCTATTACTCCATATTTAAGAAGAACAAATCGTATAAAAATACTGGCTGGTACTCTAGAGATAGAAGGTAACTTCTTAGGTGAAGAAAAAATTACAGCTATATTAGATGGAAAAAGAGTTCTTGGTAGTGTGCGAGAGCTTGCAGAAGTAGATGGAGCCATAAAAGCGTATGAGAAGTTTGAAGAGTATTGTTATGATTCTTTGGATGACTTGCTTCAAGCACATAAAATCTTAATGAATGGTATCTTGACAACAGCAGGAGCTTTTAGAAGAGTAAATGTAGGAGTTGGCAGTGAAAATGGAGTTAGTCATGTAGCTCCACCGCATGAGAGAGTTCCGGAGTTGATGAGTGACTTGTTTGAGTGGTTAAAAAACTCAGATGACCATCCTCTTATTAAAAGTAGTGTCTTTCATTATGAGTTTGAATTTATTCATCCCTTTAGTGATGGTAACGGTCGCATTGGAAGACTATGGCAGAGCGTGATATTATATAACTACAAAAGTATTTTTTCTTCTGTCGCTACTGAAAGTATTGTAAGAGACTATCAAGATAGATATTACAAAGCCTTAGAAGATTCAGGTGAACTTGGACAAAGCACACCTTTTATAGAGTTTATGTTGGAAGTAATTTTTGAAGCGATAAAAAATGTCCCCAATGATGTCTCTAAAAATGTCCCTAAAGGTAGAGAAGTTTCTATATTAAATTTAATAGCTGAAAATTCAAAAGTAACAGTGAAAGAATTAGCACTAAAATTTGAAGTAAACGAGAAGACTATTAAAAGAGATCTAGAAAAACTAAAAGAAGAAAACAAAATTAAAAGAATCGGTAGTGCTAGAAGTGGATATTGGGAAGTAATTAAATGA
- a CDS encoding SixA phosphatase family protein: MKKLYIIRHAKSSWDEVGLKDFDRPLNHRGIADAPKMGERLKEKGVKPDMILSSSAVRAKKTIKAIAKKVKFKNKIIFKRKIYEASLSTLHKMIKKVNEKNSTLFLCGHNFELNMLAEKYVGFDENLPTCGMVEIEFNCKNWKDINKKNARLISFDYPKKMTKKV; this comes from the coding sequence ATGAAAAAACTATATATTATAAGACACGCAAAATCAAGTTGGGATGAGGTCGGTCTTAAAGATTTTGATAGACCATTAAATCACAGAGGTATAGCAGATGCTCCAAAGATGGGAGAGAGATTAAAAGAAAAAGGTGTAAAACCTGATATGATTCTTTCATCTAGTGCAGTTAGAGCAAAAAAAACTATAAAAGCGATTGCTAAAAAAGTAAAATTTAAAAACAAAATTATATTTAAAAGAAAAATATATGAAGCAAGTTTAAGCACTCTTCATAAAATGATAAAAAAAGTAAATGAAAAAAACTCAACTCTGTTTTTATGTGGACATAATTTTGAGTTAAATATGTTAGCCGAAAAGTATGTTGGATTTGATGAGAATCTTCCAACATGTGGGATGGTAGAGATTGAATTTAATTGTAAGAACTGGAAAGATATAAATAAAAAAAATGCAAGATTAATTTCGTTTGATTATCCAAAAAAAATGACTAAAAAGGTTTAA
- the hypD gene encoding hydrogenase formation protein HypD gives MELELNNLYDDFRDGDTIKAFAKIINEDAKKLKNPINIMEVCGGHTHTIMKYGIPQLLPKNIKFVHGPGCPVCIIPKERIDHAYVLSMQKDVILVTLGDMIKVPGSKGSLQDARAKGADVRFVYSPLDCIKIANENPSKKVIFFAIGFETTTPMTAALLNAVVNKKITNIYFHINHVTVPEVMKELIDSRDVHVDSYNNKIDAFLGPSHVSVISGSKIYEEFPRDYNRPVVVTGFEPVDVMQGISMIVKQCIEDRCELEIEYKRLVTHNGNIKAQKLIQKYFDKADLFKWRGLGNIPKSGLKLKAEFSEYDAEVIYKDVLPLEEIEDHKLCICGDILRGMASPPECTIFGTACKPTSPVGSCMVSSEGACSAYYKYGNLI, from the coding sequence ATGGAGTTAGAGTTAAATAATCTATATGATGATTTTAGAGATGGCGATACTATTAAAGCATTTGCTAAAATCATAAATGAAGATGCAAAAAAACTGAAAAATCCTATAAATATTATGGAAGTTTGTGGTGGTCATACTCATACGATTATGAAGTATGGAATTCCTCAACTTTTACCTAAAAATATTAAGTTTGTTCATGGTCCAGGCTGTCCTGTTTGTATCATACCAAAAGAGAGAATTGATCATGCGTATGTTTTAAGTATGCAAAAAGATGTAATTTTAGTAACTTTAGGTGATATGATAAAAGTACCAGGAAGTAAAGGTAGTCTTCAAGATGCCAGAGCTAAAGGTGCTGATGTAAGATTTGTTTACTCTCCCCTAGATTGTATAAAGATTGCAAATGAAAATCCTAGTAAAAAAGTTATATTTTTTGCGATAGGTTTTGAAACAACAACCCCAATGACAGCTGCACTTCTTAATGCTGTTGTAAATAAAAAAATAACAAATATATACTTTCACATAAACCATGTAACAGTTCCCGAAGTTATGAAAGAGTTAATAGATAGTAGAGATGTTCATGTTGATAGTTATAACAATAAAATAGATGCTTTTTTAGGGCCTTCTCATGTGAGTGTTATAAGTGGAAGTAAGATATATGAAGAATTTCCAAGAGATTATAATCGACCTGTTGTAGTAACTGGGTTTGAACCTGTTGATGTTATGCAAGGTATAAGTATGATAGTTAAGCAGTGCATTGAAGATAGATGTGAGCTTGAAATAGAATATAAAAGACTTGTAACTCACAATGGAAATATTAAAGCTCAAAAATTGATTCAAAAGTATTTTGACAAAGCAGACCTTTTTAAATGGAGAGGTTTAGGAAATATACCTAAAAGCGGTTTAAAATTAAAAGCAGAATTTAGTGAGTATGATGCAGAAGTTATTTATAAAGATGTTCTACCTTTAGAAGAGATAGAAGATCATAAACTTTGCATCTGTGGAGATATACTTAGAGGCATGGCTTCACCACCTGAATGTACAATATTTGGAACTGCTTGTAAACCAACTTCACCTGTTGGTAGTTGTATGGTTAGTAGTGAAGGTGCTTGTTCAGCGTACTATAAATATGGGAATCTGATATAA
- a CDS encoding VOC family protein, giving the protein MNVHEKTNYVELPAKDLQATKDFFTKVFDWSFADYGSEYIAFSKEGLDGGFYKSDLSSSTTNGSALIVFYSNDLKTTQSKIIDADGSIIKPIFEFPGGHRFHFSDPNGNEFAVWSDKGV; this is encoded by the coding sequence ATGAATGTACATGAAAAAACAAACTATGTAGAATTACCTGCTAAAGACCTTCAAGCCACAAAAGATTTTTTCACTAAAGTCTTTGATTGGTCATTTGCAGATTATGGTTCTGAATATATAGCATTTTCAAAAGAGGGACTTGATGGAGGATTTTATAAATCTGATCTGTCTTCATCAACAACAAATGGAAGTGCTTTAATTGTTTTTTACAGTAATGATTTAAAAACTACTCAATCAAAAATTATAGATGCTGATGGCTCTATAATAAAACCAATATTTGAGTTCCCTGGTGGTCATAGGTTTCATTTTAGTGACCCTAATGGCAATGAATTTGCAGTTTGGTCAGATAAAGGTGTATAA
- a CDS encoding helix-hairpin-helix domain-containing protein, which produces MKNPNRETVSKLEALPNLGKAISSDLRLIGISKPQNLIGKNPFDLYNELCIKKGEPVDHCVIDVFMSVVDFMEGGKPQPWWNFTQKRKQTFKEGK; this is translated from the coding sequence ATGAAAAATCCAAATAGAGAAACAGTTTCAAAACTAGAAGCTTTACCAAATCTTGGAAAAGCTATTAGTTCAGACTTAAGATTGATAGGTATATCTAAACCTCAAAATTTAATTGGAAAAAATCCTTTTGACTTGTATAATGAACTTTGTATAAAAAAAGGTGAACCCGTTGACCATTGTGTAATAGATGTATTTATGTCTGTAGTAGATTTTATGGAAGGTGGAAAACCACAACCATGGTGGAATTTTACACAAAAACGAAAACAAACTTTTAAAGAGGGAAAATAA
- a CDS encoding GyrI-like domain-containing protein — MRVEEIEEKLIYGISTRTKNSNEMDPKTAKIGAIWQKFDSTVEVNYQNGQRVYGIYYNFESDAKGEFDVLAGYETSNESLDKITIQKGKYLVFHKTLKETDDNARIQAVIETWGEIWKYFSNENSQYKRVYKTDFEHYKEKNEIEIYISIE, encoded by the coding sequence ATGAGAGTAGAAGAGATTGAAGAAAAATTAATATATGGTATTTCAACAAGAACAAAAAATTCAAATGAAATGGATCCAAAAACTGCAAAAATAGGTGCTATATGGCAGAAGTTTGATAGTACTGTAGAAGTAAACTACCAAAATGGGCAAAGAGTTTATGGCATTTACTATAACTTTGAGTCAGATGCAAAAGGTGAATTTGATGTACTAGCAGGATATGAAACATCAAATGAAAGTTTAGATAAAATCACAATTCAAAAAGGTAAATATTTAGTGTTTCATAAAACACTCAAAGAAACTGATGACAATGCAAGAATACAAGCAGTTATAGAAACTTGGGGTGAAATTTGGAAGTATTTTTCAAATGAAAACTCTCAATACAAAAGAGTTTATAAAACTGATTTTGAACACTATAAAGAGAAAAATGAAATAGAAATTTATATTTCAATAGAATAA
- a CDS encoding transposase, giving the protein MNCIYCDNKKLYHLKSGQVKCSRCKKKFSLNKIKKDLALIEAFCEDLTANETAHRTNLNYVTITNRFKLFRVLIANYLEDKYRDKNVIEYDEYTYLPQSKKRVKENIFDAHNFITFHFEDQVFNLLMPSLHVYKKQFLDDAAEEAYFKEFSKYMMLNKISKTQKRENIITKFWLYFEDSILKYKGIENKNFFIYLKEIEFKFNYKKTKQKEILKALYYA; this is encoded by the coding sequence ATGAACTGTATTTATTGCGATAATAAAAAATTATATCACTTAAAATCTGGACAAGTTAAATGTTCTAGATGCAAAAAAAAGTTTTCATTAAACAAAATAAAAAAAGATTTAGCCTTAATTGAGGCATTTTGTGAAGATTTAACCGCTAATGAAACCGCCCATAGAACAAACCTAAATTATGTAACAATTACAAATAGATTTAAGCTATTTAGAGTTCTAATAGCCAACTATCTTGAAGATAAATATAGAGATAAAAATGTTATAGAATATGATGAATACACTTATTTGCCACAAAGTAAAAAAAGAGTAAAAGAAAATATTTTTGATGCTCATAATTTTATTACTTTTCATTTTGAAGATCAAGTTTTTAACTTACTTATGCCAAGTTTACATGTTTACAAAAAACAGTTTTTAGATGACGCAGCAGAGGAAGCCTACTTTAAAGAGTTTTCAAAATACATGATGTTAAATAAAATTTCAAAAACGCAAAAAAGAGAAAATATCATCACAAAATTTTGGCTTTATTTTGAAGACTCTATACTAAAATACAAAGGCATAGAAAATAAAAACTTTTTTATTTATTTAAAAGAGATTGAGTTTAAATTTAATTATAAAAAGACTAAACAAAAAGAGATACTTAAAGCTCTTTATTATGCATAG
- a CDS encoding HypC/HybG/HupF family hydrogenase formation chaperone has product MCLSIPSKVVKIDKETNLATVDTMGVQRAASLDLLEEGDVKIGDYVLLHIGFVMNKIDEAEALDSLELYKEIIEAMNEEDRQQAILEEDEKVNGEAREAPLGDECANRGA; this is encoded by the coding sequence ATGTGTCTTTCAATTCCATCTAAAGTAGTAAAAATAGATAAAGAAACAAACTTGGCTACTGTTGATACTATGGGTGTTCAAAGAGCAGCTAGTTTAGACTTACTCGAAGAGGGTGATGTTAAAATTGGCGATTATGTACTTCTTCATATCGGTTTTGTAATGAACAAAATTGATGAAGCGGAAGCTCTTGATAGTTTAGAACTTTATAAAGAAATCATTGAAGCAATGAACGAAGAAGATAGACAGCAAGCAATACTAGAAGAAGATGAGAAGGTGAATGGCGAAGCCAGAGAGGCTCCCCTGGGGGATGAGTGCGCAAATAGAGGAGCTTAG
- a CDS encoding BrnA antitoxin family protein: protein MSDIKQREKFDDYEMKDEYDFSDSIRGRFYEPKKIPVSLRLDNDIVLFFKKLASEKKVPYQTLINALLRKELQSV from the coding sequence ATGAGCGACATTAAACAAAGAGAAAAGTTCGATGATTATGAGATGAAAGATGAATATGATTTTTCAGACAGTATTAGAGGTAGATTTTATGAACCAAAAAAAATACCTGTTTCACTAAGACTAGATAACGATATAGTCTTGTTTTTTAAAAAGTTAGCAAGTGAAAAAAAAGTACCTTACCAAACACTTATAAATGCTTTACTTAGAAAAGAACTACAATCAGTATAA
- a CDS encoding ClbS/DfsB family four-helix bundle protein, whose protein sequence is MPRPKNKDELLELSNSNFKKMFELIESFGEEEIVNGKIPFEDRDKNTRDILAHLHQWHLMMLDWHKVGMSGEKPDIPAKGYTFRTIASLNQEIWENYQTTKYDEILKMLEKSFLEVQEVINKYNDEELFEKKRYKWTGTTSLASYLISATSSHYDWAMIKLKKYKKALKTYK, encoded by the coding sequence ATGCCAAGACCTAAAAATAAAGATGAACTTTTAGAACTAAGCAATAGTAATTTTAAGAAAATGTTTGAATTAATAGAGTCTTTTGGTGAAGAAGAAATTGTAAATGGTAAAATACCGTTTGAGGATAGAGATAAAAATACAAGAGATATCTTAGCACATCTTCATCAATGGCACTTGATGATGTTAGATTGGCATAAAGTTGGAATGAGTGGAGAAAAACCAGATATTCCTGCAAAGGGTTATACTTTTAGAACTATTGCATCACTAAATCAAGAAATTTGGGAAAATTATCAAACAACCAAATATGATGAAATATTAAAGATGCTTGAAAAATCATTTTTAGAAGTTCAAGAAGTTATAAATAAATACAACGATGAAGAACTATTTGAAAAGAAAAGATATAAATGGACAGGTACAACATCCTTAGCCTCTTATCTTATCTCAGCAACATCAAGTCACTATGATTGGGCAATGATAAAACTTAAAAAGTATAAAAAAGCACTAAAAACATACAAATAA
- a CDS encoding BrnT family toxin, translating into MKFEWSNEKSNLNIEKHQVSFDEAKEVFLDPMHISKLDHRFEYFEERWITLGTTTKEKILVVANMFFDENGEEIIRIISARKANLKERIFYERH; encoded by the coding sequence GTGAAATTTGAATGGAGTAATGAAAAAAGCAATTTAAATATTGAGAAACATCAAGTTAGTTTTGATGAAGCTAAAGAAGTTTTTTTAGACCCTATGCATATTTCAAAATTAGACCATCGCTTTGAGTATTTTGAAGAAAGATGGATAACATTGGGAACAACCACTAAAGAAAAAATCTTAGTTGTAGCAAATATGTTTTTTGATGAAAATGGTGAAGAGATAATTAGAATAATAAGTGCAAGAAAAGCGAACCTAAAAGAAAGGATTTTTTATGAGCGACATTAA
- a CDS encoding aldo/keto reductase: protein MKYRYIGKTGLRVTPICLGTMGFGSWSDEAESFKIMDKAYEKGINFFDTAELYPVPPKEDYAGETEIIIGKWLKNKKRDSIILASKVAGAASGWFVPPVRHGFTAIDKFHIKSAIEGSLKRLQTDYIDLYQMHWPDTIVPIEESLRAFEELVKEGKVRYLGTSNDTAYGLTKANETSKKLGIPRFESIQNNFSLNNPRFLDESALVCEKEQISLLPYSPIGGGVLSGKYNGKLYPTNARFSEYLKSEDPRTKAQGTRFVNNKTLEATSKYIEIAKKLDISTVTLAVAYSKQFKFVASTIVGARNTGQLDDSFAAMDLELSEETMQEIKTIQNNIMYPMG, encoded by the coding sequence ATGAAGTATAGATACATAGGTAAAACAGGACTTCGTGTAACTCCTATATGTTTAGGAACAATGGGTTTTGGAAGCTGGAGTGATGAAGCTGAATCTTTTAAGATTATGGACAAGGCTTATGAGAAAGGTATAAACTTTTTCGATACTGCTGAGCTTTACCCTGTTCCTCCAAAAGAAGACTATGCAGGCGAAACAGAGATAATTATTGGTAAATGGTTAAAGAATAAAAAAAGAGATAGCATTATTCTTGCATCTAAAGTAGCTGGTGCTGCTAGTGGATGGTTTGTTCCTCCTGTTCGTCATGGTTTTACGGCTATTGATAAGTTTCATATTAAAAGTGCAATAGAAGGAAGTTTGAAAAGACTTCAAACTGATTATATAGACTTATATCAGATGCACTGGCCAGATACTATAGTTCCTATCGAAGAGTCACTTAGAGCTTTTGAAGAACTAGTTAAAGAAGGAAAAGTGAGATACCTTGGAACTTCAAATGATACTGCCTACGGACTTACAAAAGCAAATGAAACTTCTAAAAAACTTGGCATCCCAAGATTTGAATCAATTCAAAACAACTTCTCTTTGAACAATCCAAGATTTTTAGATGAGTCGGCACTGGTATGCGAAAAAGAACAAATATCACTCCTTCCATATTCACCTATTGGTGGTGGAGTTTTGAGTGGTAAGTATAATGGAAAGCTCTATCCTACAAATGCTAGATTTTCTGAGTACTTAAAGAGTGAAGACCCTCGTACAAAAGCTCAAGGAACAAGGTTTGTTAACAACAAGACACTAGAAGCGACTTCAAAGTATATAGAAATAGCTAAAAAACTAGATATATCTACTGTAACTTTAGCAGTAGCATACTCAAAACAGTTTAAGTTTGTAGCATCTACTATCGTAGGAGCTAGAAATACTGGGCAACTTGATGACTCTTTTGCTGCTATGGATTTAGAACTTAGTGAAGAAACAATGCAAGAGATTAAAACTATACAAAACAATATTATGTATCCGATGGGATAA